Proteins encoded within one genomic window of Trichoderma asperellum chromosome 2, complete sequence:
- a CDS encoding uncharacterized protein (EggNog:ENOG41~BUSCO:EOG092D0A17), protein MAFLFKSKKHQDRTTSSRDGSSGSQGSIQNAPGRVVARDDKNTALQRATPTGSLHSLDNDASTSSPDQGGPGHGRRGGSVDTPQTSDLPFRNNPPVSNSNASLYPWSQRRLTYTSSHPSPFPRYGAAVNAVASKEGDVYLMGGLINSSTVKGDLWMIEAGGSLNCYPLATTAEGPGPRVGHASLLVGNAFIVYGGDTKIDDNDILDETLYLLNTSTRHWSRALPAGSRPSGRYGHSLNILGSKIYIFGGQVEGFFMNDLSAFDLNQLQSPTNRWEILIKAEANPKVPAARTNHSIVTFNDKMYLFGGTNGFQWFNDVWCYDPAVNKWTQLDCIGYIPAPREGHAAAIVDDVMYIFGGRTEEGTDLGDLAAFRITQRRWYTFQNMGPSPSPRSGHSMTTVGKSIVVLGGEPSTASPSTNDLGILYILDTTKIRYPNDTPGGPQRIPQARRPSDASNPNRQPPMRDVSNGGGPPDTRNATGGPSGQRVPSNGMEPNGPPNPGGPSSPPPVGAPPRVPPGGPGGPGGPGGPPGPGNKMRAGSTSSPSGPPPQGPTPAKPGDPSAIGRVRGASVDRAMATGSPQLTSAPSPIAREIIPEGEIPTPTGVNTSAPVSATGNLANGRRTPTTPTQATRSGSKQGSYGEPPRNEPPRGEPPRGEPPRGEPPRGKMRPGNSSGSIDTTGEGMQRMAPNRPTSPTHLAKPMNTSLNRRSSGRNSQTVALLKELDSARNRNAWYASELELARKAGYVANASMGPALDGKAIETFDDEDRPLIEALLAMRTELANVQNAVDKQAIVAAKQIAEAERQRDVAIQEAVYAKAKLAAQSGGSPSSTPQPDGERDDSGARSAEMSKKLASVLNHQKSLQTQLESAKSELEAEKRARKLADDTSVAAQKRMVDLENYKQQTSGEVERLKAELHFSQREAREQSVASAEAVAALELLKVEKESISRKLDEISDSSNGREETFESLRAAIEASQDATVHLETKLEEERTQREKVEGKLSKLKAEHEARTAELVAVTQRLRDAEELAEKHATEARTHREAVLSGLHKLTSKDEANAHNPDADRALALQNQLTAANALVKKYQQEADIAADRLRGAEERIAGLEQYQEQSSREGVSIRRQLQSALRENQSLQAAHSDIKNQLAAQQLETNAMTVQHNALKDILVERGISPTGAARSRGLTSPRTTSPEQQNRLRELESQLASISAAHEETKQTFAMQAQDSETAYREKLSQLESDYQSAVHYVKGTEKMLKQLQEQLTRYKTENSRLKSEVVGLEDRLQAGSDEPGSATWEKERAAFQGKISELEAEFRGSASQLEKNLESLQAELLESKQQRDEISANLSAQRKELEQLQAENVLLEQRASDAEQKVSLLLDQVEHSVDTYRRRSRHVEGMIPPNGLGHSRNESSEGESIYGESNIGNRNSAALDNLASELETLRNHWETTNKNYRLSTNFDFDSAAPSKPEDETPTIGMSESLADWRKRLDTDNHPDTK, encoded by the exons ATGGCGTTTCTCTTCAAATCCAAGAAGCACCAGGACCGCACCACATCGAGTCGCGACGGCAGCTCGGGCTCCCAGGGGTCCATTCAGAACGCCCCCGGACGCGTGGTGGCCAGAGACGACAAGAACACAGCATTGCAGCGCGCAACACCAACGGGAAGCCTGCATTCTCTCGACAATGACGCCAGCACTTCCAGCCCTGACCAGGGCGGCCCAGGCCATGGACGTCGTGGTGGTAGCGTGGATACGCCTCAGACGAGTGACTTGCCA TTTCGAAACAATCCGCCCGTGAGCAATTCGAACGCTTCGCTCTACCCGTGGTCGCAGCGGCGCTTGACCTATACCTCGTCGCATCCGAGCCCGTTTCCCCGATATGGTGCCGCCGTCAACGCAGTTGCTTCGAAAGAGGGAGACGTTTACTTGATGGGTGGCCTGATCAACAGTTCAACAGTAAAGGGCGACCTTTGGATGATTGAGGCTGGCGGTAGCTTGAACTGCTACCCCCTGGCGACCACCGCTGAAGGCCCGGGGCCTCGTGTTGGTCATGCCAGTTTGTTAGTCGGCAACGCTTTCATCGTGTATGGTGGAGACACCAAAATTGATGATAACGATATCCTGGACGAAACGCTATATCTACTTAATACTT CAACACGGCATTGGTCTCGCGCCTTGCCTGCAGGATCTCGTCCGTCAGGGCGCTACGGCCATTCACTTAACATTCTAGGTTCCAAGATATACATCTTCGGTGGCCAGGTCGAAGGATTTTTTATGAATGACCTCTCTGCCTTTGATCTCAACCAGTTGCAATCGCCAACCAACCGATGGGAGATTCTCATCAAGGCAGAAGCGAACCCCAAGGTACCCGCTGCACGAACGAATCACTCCATTGTGACATTCAACGACAAGATGTATTT GTTTGGTGGTACCAATGGGTTCCAATGGTTCAACGATGTCTGGTGTTACGATCCTGCAGTCAACAAGTGGACACAACTGGACTGTATCGGTTACATACCCGCTCCTCGTGAGGGCCACGCTGCTGCTATAGTGGACGATGTCATGTACATTTTCGGCGGAAGAACTGAAGAGGGCACAGACCTGGGCGACCTTGCCGCATTTCGCATCACGCAGCGGAGATGGTATACTTTCCAAAACATGGGCCCCTCTCCCTCGCCTCGATCTGGACATAGTATGACAACGGTTGGGAAATCCATTGTAGTGCTTGGCGGAGAGCCTAGCACTGCTTCTCCGTCTACGAACGATCTTGGAATCCTCTATATACTGGATACGACTAAGATTCGGTATCCTAATGACACTCCGGGAGGACCTCAAAGAATACCCCAGGCGCGGCGCCCCAGCGATGCGTCGAATCCCAACAGGCAACCGCCAATGCGCGATGTATCCAATGGAGGAGGGCCTCCCGATACCAGGAACGCAACTGGTGGCCCTAGTGGCCAGAGAGTCCCTTCAAACGGCATGGAGCCAAACGGTCCGCCAAATCCTGGAGGCCCAAGCTCTCCTCCGCCCGTCGGAGCGCCGCCAAGAGTACCTCCCGGAGGTCCTGGAGGTCCTGGAGGCCCCGGAGGCCCTCCGGGACCAGGAAACAAAATGCGAGCTGGTTCGACCTCTAGCCCCTCCGGACCGCCACCACAAGGCCCAACTCCTGCTAAGCCAGGTGATCCATCTGCCATAGGACGAGTTCGAGGCGCCTCTGTTGACCGAGCGATGGCGACAGGCTCACCACAGCTGACTTCTGCCCCATCTCCCATAGCTCGCGAGATAATCCCCGAGGGTGAAATCCCCACACCCACAGGTGTCAATACATCAGCTCCTGTCTCTGCCACGGGTAACCTTGCTAATGGGCGACGAACACCAACTACGCCCACACAAGCCACTAGGTCGGGATCTAAGCAAGGCTCCTATGGCGAGCCTCCTAGGAATGAGCCTCCTAGAGGTGAACCTCCTAGGGGCGAACCTCCCAGGGGCGAGCCTCCTCGAGGCAAAATGCGCCCCGGAAACTCGTCAGGCTCGATTGATACTACGGGAGAAGGAATGCAAAGGATGGCACCGAACCGACCAACATCACCCACGCATCTAGCCAAGCCGATGAATACTTCATTGAACCGACGCTCATCCGGCCGAAACTCGCAGACAGTGGCTCTTCTAAAAGAGCTTGACTCCGCCCGAAATCGAAATGCATGGTACGCGTCGGAGCTAGAACTAGCCAGGAAGGCGGGTTATGTCGCCAACGCATCCATGGGGCCTGCGCTTGACGGAAAGGCCATTGAGACttttgacgatgaagatcGACCGTTGATCGAGGCACTTCTGGCCATGAGGACGGAACTAGCGAACGTTCAGAACGCTGTAGACAAACAAGCCATTGTTGCTGCTAAGCAAATCGCGGAGGCGGAAAGGCAGCGAGATGTCGCCATTCAGGAAGCCGTCTATGCCAAGGCTAAGCTGGCTGCTCAGAGTGGTGGCAGCCCCTCTAGCACCCCTCAGCCCGATGGCGAGCGAGACGACTCCGGCGCTAGATCGGCAGAGATGAGCAAAAAGCTGGCATCTGTTCTCAATCACCAGAAGAGTCTTCAAACGCAACTAGAGTCTGCGAAATCCGAACTTGAAGCCGAGAAAAGAGCCCGTAAGCTTGCTGATGATACATCAGTAGCCGCCCAAAAACGCATGGTTGATTTAGAAAATTATAAGCAACAAACGTCTGGCGAGGTTGAGCGTCTCAAAGCAGAGCTTCACTTCTCGCAGCGTGAAGCTCGGGAGCAGTCCGTGGCTAGCGCCGAGGCTGTGGCTGCCCTGGAACTGCTGAAGGTTGAGAAGGAGTCAATTTCAAGGAAGCTTGATGAAATTTCTGATTCGTCTAATGGCCGTGAAGAGACATTTGAATCCCTTAGAGCCGCCATTGAAGCGTCGCAAGATGCAACCGTTCATCTTGAGACAAAactcgaagaagagagaactCAGAGAGAGAAGGTCGAAGGGAAGCTGAGTAAGCTCAAGGCTGAGCACGAAGCACGCACAGCAGAGCTGGTTGCCGTGACCCAACGCCTGCgagatgctgaagagctTGCCGAAAAACATGCCACTGAAGCACGAACTCACCGTGAGGCTGTGTTGTCTGGACTTCACAAGCTCACATCAAAAGACGAGGCGAATGCACATAATCCAGATGCTGATCGTGCTCTTGCACTCCAGAACCAGCTGACTGCCGCAAACGCTTTGGTTAAGAAGTACCAGCAGGAAGCAGATATAGCTGCTGATAGACTGCGCGGCGCAGAAGAGCGTATTGCCGGACTCGAGCAGTACCAAGAACAATCCAGTCGAGAAGGCGTCAGTATCCGACGACAACTTCAGTCAGCTCTGAGGGAAAACCAGAGTCTCCAGGCCGCTCATTCAGATATCAAGAACCAGCTGGCTGCTCAGCAGCTCGAAACGAATGCTATGACTGTGCAACACAATGCACTCAAAGACATTCTTGTCGAACGAGGCATTAGCCCGACAGGTGCTGCTAGATCTCGCGGCCTCACCAGCCCGCGGACAACGTCTCCTGAGCAGCAGAATCGCCTACGAGAGCTTGAGTCTCAGCTGGCCAGCATCAGCGCTGCTCATGAAGAGACTAAGCAGACATTCGCCATGCAGGCCCAGGATTCCGAAACTGCGTATCGTGAGAAACTATCTCAACTCGAGAGCGATTACCAATCGGCGGTGCACTATGTTAAGGGAAcagagaagatgctgaagCAGCTCCAGGAGCAACTGACACGCTACAAGACGGAGAACAGCCGCTTAAAATCAGAGGTTGTGGGACTTGAAGATAGGCTACAGGCCGGCTCAGACGAACCCGGCTCTGCAACTTGGGAGAAGGAGCGTGCTGCTTTCCAGGGTAAAATATCTGAATTGGAGGCCGAATTCCGCGGTTCTGCTTCTCAGCTGGAGAAGAACCTCGAGAGCCTCCAGGCCGAATTGCTGGAGAGCAAGCAGCAGAGGGACGAGATTAGTGCGAATCTAAGCGCCCAGCGCAAGGAGCTGGAACAGCTGCAGGCGGAGAATGTTCTTCTCGAACAACGTGCTTCTGATGCCGAACAGAAGGTTTCTCTACTCCTGGATCAAGTTGAACACTCTGTTGATACCTACCGCCGCCGTAGTCGGCACGTTGAGGGGATGATACCGCCAAATGGCCTTGGCCACAGTCGCAACGAAAGCTCCGAGGGAGAGAGTATTTATGGAGAGAGCAATATTGGTAACAGGAACAGTGCTGCACTGGACAACCTCGCCAGCGAGCTGGAGACTCTTCGAAACCACTGGGAAACAACGAATAAGAATTATCGCTTGAGTACCAACTTTGATTTTGACTCTGCAGCCCCCTCTAAGCCAGAAGACGAGACTCCTACCATCGGAATGAGCGAGAGTCTAGCTGATTGGAGAAAGCGACTTGATACAGACAACCACCCAGACACCAAATAA
- a CDS encoding uncharacterized protein (EggNog:ENOG41~BUSCO:EOG092D0RST) — protein MSSSTSRRRRRGDEDEDDDSGTDGRRSPSGDDSPKRRRVDTESEEDEQRRGRNVPVDNSSFQPGAIVRVSVQNFVTYEKAEFLPGPNLNMVIGPNGTGKSSLVCAICLGLGYSPKHLGRAGTVKEFVKNGKDTATIEIELHKRPQDRSNYVIRVQIRREQNIQKWWLNGKETTHKKIQSLMHMLKIQVDNLCQFLPQDRVVEFAACTPVELLHETLRAAAPEEMQKWHRQLQEYHKDKKDIAEAVQTDAETLKNLQTRQQGLQADVDRIREREEIQERVSNLKGALIIAQYQEARNNHMAAKERRKEAENKLKLLERESGPSLEAVNRKQVYAQEIEAAIPSRVKAVKDTQLAAQNLAQDISTIVDDVKEWSNKIGAERTGFDEKRKEVAASKSRITTLLADLKNRPSDFSAGEWNQKIRAEEHNLREVEADQRRLTAELDNVKEKGRKKMDELRKLKADIESLDTQEGQQLSFMRKHFPELATAWDWVQEHQGEFEKEVFGPPMLCCSVKDERYSDQVQALLQTDDFLCFTAQTKNDYRKLTNQLYREMSLSVVIRTCLQPLAAFRSPIALDEAQSLGLDGFALNYLDGPEPVLAMLCAEKRLHQSGVSVKDHSDDEYERLVNHGRISQWAAGKQQYLIRRRKEYGPNAMTTVTKRIQPGRFWTSQPVDSQEKMELNRQQIEVTEEAEVMKVTYKELRQKNGTFEEQKAEIQGKIEQLRTEKNALQREFSKWQMIPQKIESEERHKEANEQAMREARERIVELGFEWDKAVVERAKLVLRHQEALSQIGKAHTDLIEAKLRLIEAKSDIEGLKARNSDIMEKLEQEKLVVQQATDEAIQARELGRRLSDKVRELISENPDKKDTYTSLAENKLAAEIEMDISAEQANLELIHAANPNVIREFEKREQEIAKLTKKMDASNGKLAAITQQLDELMSKWEPKLDALVSKVNDAFAYNFEQISCAGEVRVNKTEDFDQWALDIMVKFRENESLQQLNAHRQSGGERAVSTIFFLMALQSMAQSPFRVVDEINQGMDPRNERMVHERMVEIACREHTSQYFLITPKLLTGLRYDPKMRVLCIASGEHMPKDGTKLSFRRCLKIQKRIMAAAA, from the exons ATGAGCTCCAGCACCTCGCGCCGTCGACGGCGtggggatgaggatgaagatgatgacagcGGCACTGACGGCCGAAGATCACCATCTGGAGACGACAGCCCGAAACGACGACGAGTAGACACCGAATCGGAGGAAGATGAACAACGACGAGGCCGAAACGTCCCAGTAGACAACTCCAGCTTCCAGCCAGGAGCCATCGTCCGGGTCAGCGTGCAGAACTTCGTGACATACGAGAAGGCCGAGTTTCTACCCGGCCCAAATCTGAACATGGTTATCGGTCCAAACGGCACTGGCAAAAGCTCTTTGGTTTGCGCCATCTGTCTAGGGCTTGGATATAGCCCCAAACACCTTGGCCGCGCAGGCACTGTCAAAGAGTTTGTCAAGAACGGAAAGGATACGGCAACGATCGAGATCGAGCTTCACAAACGGCCTCAAGATCGGTCCAACTATGTTATTCGAGTTCAAATTCGCCGAGAGCAAAATATCCAAAAATGGTGGTTGAATGGCAAAGAGACGACCCATAAGAAGATACAGTCATTGATGCATATGCTCAAAATTCAGGTAGACAACCTGTGTCAGTTTCTTCCTCAGGACAGAGTTGTCGAGTTTGCGGCCTGCACTCCCGTGGAATTACTTCATGAAACTCTGCGCGCTGCTGCCCCTGAAGAAATGCAAAAGTGGCATCGGCAGCTCCAAGAATAtcacaaggacaagaaggacaTCGCTGAAGCCGTGCAGACTGATGCCGAAACCTTGAAAAATCTACAAACTCGCCAGCAAGGCTTACAGGCTGACGTGGATAGAATCCGCGAACGAGAAGAAATCCAGGAACGAGTCAGTAATCTAAAAGGCGCGCTCATTATTGCGCAATACCAGGAAGCACGTAACAACCACATGGCCGCAAAGGAACGCAGAAAGGAGGCAGAAAATAAACTGAAACTTCTTGAGCGGGAAAGCGGGCCATCTTTGGAGGCAGTCAACCGGAAACAGGTCTACGCCCAGGAAATTGAGGCCGCCATCCCATCGAGAGTAAAGGCGGTTAAGGATACTCAGTTGGCAGCCCAGAACCTGGCCCAAGACATAAGCACTATAGTGGACGATGTCAAAGAGTGGTCCAATAAGATAGGTGCTGAGAGAACAGGGTTTgatgagaagaggaaagaggtAGCAGCATCGAAATCCAGAATTACAACTCTACTAGCAGATTTGAAGAATCGACCGTCAGATTTCAGTGCGGGCGAGTGGAATCAAAAAATT CGAGCCGAGGAGCACAACCTGCGAGAAGTTGAGGCAGACCAGCGCCGATTAACTGCCGAGTTAGACAATGttaaagaaaaggggagaaagaagatggatgagCTGCGGAAACTTAAGGCAGACATAGAATCTCTGGATACTCAAGAGGGTCAGCAGCTGAGCTTTATGCGAAAACATTTTCCTGAGCTGGCTACGGCCTGGGACTGGGTTCAAGAACACCAAGGCGAATTCGAAAAAGAAGTTTTTGGGCCGCCTATGCTATGCTGCTCGGTTAAGGACGAACGCTACTCGGATCAAGTTCAAGCTCTACTACAGACCGACGACTTCCTTTGCTTTACGGCACAAACTAAAAATGACTACCGGAAATTAACAAACCAGCTCTACCGCGAGATGAGTTTATCTGTCGTTATCAGAACCTGCTTGCAACCTCTCGCCGCTTTCAGATCGCCTATCGCTCTCGATGAAGCTCAGTCACTAGGCCTGGATGGCTTTGCGCTGAACTACTTGGACGGCCCTGAACCAGTGCTTGCCATGCTGTGTGCTGAAAAGAGGTTGCATCAATCCGGTGTTTCGGTGAAAGACCACAGTGACGATGAGTATGAAAGGCTTGTCAATCACGGTCGAATAAGCCAATGGGCAGCCGGAAAGCAGCAGTACTTGATTCGTCGGCGGAAAGAGTACGGTCCCAATGCCATGACAACAGTTACCAAGAGGATACAACCTGGAAGGTTTTGGACTTCTCAGCCCGTGGACTCacaggagaagatggagttgaATAGGCAGCAAATTGAAGTGACTGAGGAAGCAGAAGTTATGAAAGTCACATACAAGGAACTGAGGCAAAAGAATGGAACATTTGAGGAACAAAAAGCCGAAATACAAGGCAAAATT GAACAATTGAGAACGGAGAAGAATGCTTTGCAGAGGGAGTTTTCGAAGTGGCAGATGATACCCCAAAAGATAG AATCTGAGGAACGGCACAAAGAGGCGAATGAGCAGGCCATGCGCGAGGCCCGGGAAAGAATCGTGGAGCTCGGCTTCGAATGGGACAAGGCAGTGGTGGAAAGAGCCAAGCTTGTTCTACGCCACCAGGAGGCTCTCAGTCAAATCGGAAAAGCTCATACCGATCTAATCGAAGCCAAGTTGCGGCTTATCGAAGCCAAATCCGATATTGAGGGCCTTAAAGCTCGCAACTCTGATATTATGGAGAAGCTTGAACAAGAGAAGCTTGTAGTGCAACAAGCTACTGATGAAGCTATTCAAGCTCGAGAATTAGGGCGCAGGCTATCTGACAAAGTTCGAGAACTTATCAGCGAGAATCCTGACAAGAAGGATACATATACCTCCCTGGCTGAAAATAAATTGGCTGCGGAGATAGAAATGGATATATCTGCTGAGCAGGCAAATCTCGAACTCATCCACGCAGCCAATCCCAACGTCATTCGAGAGTTTGAGAAGCGCGAACAGGAAATCGCCAagctgacgaagaagatggacgCATCAAACGGCAAGCTTGCCGCCATCACCCAGCAGCTGGATGAACTGATGAGCAAGTGGGAGCCCAAGCTGGATGCATTGGTATCCAAGGTCAACGACGCTTTCGCCTACAACTTTGAGCAGATTAGCTGTGCTGGTGAGGTTCGCGTTAATAAAACCGAAGACTTTGACCAGTGGGCCCTAGACATTATGGTCAAATTTCG AGAGAACGAATCCCTCCAACAACTCAATGCCCATCGCCAATCCGGTGGCGAGCGCGCCGtctccaccatcttcttcctcatggCCCTCCAATCCATGGCCCAGTCCCCCTTCCGCGTCGTCGACGAGATCAACCAGGGCATGGACCCCCGCAACGAGCGCATGGTCCACGAGCGCATGGTTGAGATTGCCTGCCGCGAGCACACGAGCCAGTACTTCCTCATCACACCCAAGCTGCTCACGGGCCTGCGGTACGATCCCAAGATGAGGGTGCTGTGCATCGCCAGCGGGGAGCACATGCCCAAGGATGGAACGAAGCTCAGCTTTAGGCGGTGCTTGAAGATTCAGAAGCGCATTATGGCGGCTGCAGcgtaa